The following are encoded in a window of Solibacillus sp. FSL R7-0668 genomic DNA:
- a CDS encoding tryptophanase — protein sequence MSIKFYSGETIPLEMHKVRIIQKLNLPPVEARVEAMREAGFNTFLLKNEDVYMDMLTDSGVNAMSDRQQASMLEADDSYAGSATFTRLENKLTEIFGTKYFLPTHQGRACENIISQVFVKPGTTVPMNYHFTTSKAHVTLNGGVVEEVFKEEALNLNSTDLFKGNMDIAKLTALIEARGAENIAFVRVEAGTNLIGGQPHSVENLKEVRAVCDTYNLKLVYDISLLADNLHFIKTREDAYKDKSIREITRELADQAHILYFSARKLGFARGGGIITNSEEDYLAMREYITLYEGFLTYGGMSVREMEAIAVGLDETMDEQYISQGPEFIQFMSDELQKKGVPVVLPAGGLGCHIDASKFLDHLPQTDYPAGALAAAIYIASGARGMERGTMSEQRDENGNETLAHMELVRMAMPRRVFTLSQVKYAVDRISWLYDNRHLIGGMTFVEEPKVLRFFFGKLDAKTDWPEQLAAKFRADFGESL from the coding sequence ATGTCAATCAAATTTTACTCTGGTGAAACCATTCCATTAGAGATGCACAAAGTACGTATTATTCAAAAGCTTAATTTACCACCTGTCGAAGCGCGTGTTGAGGCAATGCGTGAGGCGGGTTTCAATACATTCCTACTGAAAAATGAGGATGTGTATATGGATATGCTGACAGATAGCGGTGTGAACGCTATGTCTGACCGTCAGCAGGCTTCTATGCTGGAGGCGGATGATAGCTATGCCGGCTCAGCTACATTTACACGCTTAGAAAATAAGCTCACTGAAATTTTCGGTACGAAATATTTTTTACCGACACACCAAGGTCGTGCTTGTGAAAATATTATTTCGCAAGTATTCGTCAAGCCTGGTACAACGGTTCCTATGAATTATCACTTTACAACATCAAAGGCGCATGTAACACTCAATGGTGGTGTGGTGGAAGAGGTCTTCAAAGAGGAAGCACTTAATTTAAATTCAACTGATTTATTCAAGGGGAATATGGATATTGCGAAGCTAACAGCACTAATCGAGGCGCGCGGTGCTGAAAATATCGCCTTCGTTCGTGTCGAAGCAGGCACAAACTTAATCGGTGGGCAGCCACACTCTGTCGAAAACTTAAAAGAAGTACGTGCAGTTTGCGATACATACAATTTGAAATTAGTGTACGATATTAGTTTATTAGCCGATAATTTACACTTCATCAAAACGCGTGAGGACGCATACAAAGACAAATCCATCCGCGAAATTACACGCGAGCTTGCCGACCAAGCACATATTTTATACTTCTCAGCACGTAAGCTTGGCTTTGCACGTGGTGGCGGAATTATTACGAATAGCGAAGAAGATTATTTAGCGATGCGTGAGTACATCACACTATATGAGGGCTTCTTAACATATGGCGGGATGTCGGTACGTGAGATGGAGGCCATTGCTGTTGGTTTAGATGAAACAATGGACGAGCAATACATTTCACAGGGCCCTGAGTTCATTCAGTTCATGTCCGATGAATTACAGAAAAAAGGAGTTCCTGTCGTGCTACCGGCTGGCGGTCTTGGCTGTCATATTGATGCCTCTAAGTTTTTAGACCATCTGCCACAAACCGATTACCCTGCTGGTGCTCTGGCTGCTGCGATTTATATTGCCAGTGGTGCACGTGGTATGGAACGCGGTACGATGTCGGAACAGCGCGATGAAAATGGCAACGAAACACTTGCACATATGGAATTAGTGCGCATGGCCATGCCGCGCCGTGTCTTCACTTTATCCCAAGTAAAATACGCAGTCGACCGTATTAGCTGGCTCTACGACAACCGCCACTTAATCGGTGGAATGACATTCGTTGAAGAGCCAAAAGTGTTACGCTTCTTCTTTGGTAAATTAGACGCCAAAACAGATTGGCCAGAGCAATTAGCCGCAAAATTCCGCGCTGACTTTGGCGAGAGCTTGTAA
- a CDS encoding transposase, with the protein MSKRPTPEYKEYVVKLVVEEGKKATQLAYELGIGESSIRRWVKEYRDQKAAETEGIQYVTPTELKRMQNDYEKKLRALEEENAILKKAMHIFAKNQP; encoded by the coding sequence ATGAGTAAAAGGCCCACACCAGAGTACAAAGAGTATGTCGTAAAGCTTGTAGTGGAAGAAGGGAAAAAAGCCACTCAACTAGCCTATGAGTTAGGGATTGGAGAATCTTCTATTCGACGCTGGGTAAAAGAATATCGTGATCAAAAGGCAGCCGAAACAGAGGGTATTCAGTATGTCACACCGACAGAGTTAAAACGAATGCAAAATGATTATGAAAAGAAATTGCGTGCGCTTGAGGAGGAAAATGCGATCCTAAAAAAGGCGATGCACATCTTTGCGAAAAACCAGCCGTAA
- a CDS encoding IS3 family transposase produces the protein MQAHVGEFTIVKMCNVLGVSKSGYYNWLQKQSAPLTEREEREIEITQKVHQSFHESYGTYGSPRIRKDLQEWGYVLSQKKIANLMRELGLCAVIPKQYQRTTNSDHDHFIYPDLVKRDFDVKEPNQVWVADITYIRTMQGWLYLASIMDLYSRKIIGWAIADHMKEALVLEALEKALLIRKPPAGCIHHSDRGVQYCSNAYTNLLKEYQMEISMSKKGDPYDNACIESFHSTIKKECIYRQRFQTKHEAKQVVQAYIIEFYNKKRRHSTLGYVSPNQYERINNPKNTSSRSKSA, from the coding sequence ATTCAAGCACATGTAGGTGAATTTACGATTGTAAAGATGTGTAACGTACTTGGTGTCTCCAAAAGTGGCTACTATAATTGGCTTCAGAAACAATCTGCCCCCCTAACTGAACGTGAAGAGAGAGAAATTGAAATTACTCAAAAGGTACATCAATCCTTTCATGAAAGCTATGGTACATATGGTAGCCCTCGTATTCGAAAGGACTTACAAGAATGGGGATATGTTTTATCTCAAAAGAAAATAGCGAATTTGATGCGAGAGCTCGGTTTATGTGCTGTCATTCCTAAACAATATCAACGAACAACCAATTCCGATCACGACCATTTTATTTATCCTGATTTAGTGAAGCGTGACTTCGATGTGAAAGAGCCAAATCAAGTGTGGGTGGCGGATATTACGTATATACGGACGATGCAGGGATGGCTTTATTTAGCGAGCATTATGGATTTATACTCACGTAAAATTATTGGTTGGGCAATCGCTGACCACATGAAAGAAGCCTTGGTTTTAGAGGCATTGGAAAAAGCGTTACTAATAAGAAAACCACCAGCAGGTTGCATTCATCATTCCGATAGAGGGGTACAATACTGCTCAAACGCGTATACCAACCTATTAAAAGAATATCAGATGGAAATAAGCATGAGTAAAAAAGGCGATCCTTATGATAATGCCTGTATCGAGTCATTCCATTCGACCATCAAAAAAGAATGTATTTATCGTCAACGATTCCAAACAAAACACGAGGCCAAACAAGTAGTTCAAGCTTATATCATTGAGTTTTATAACAAGAAAAGACGTCACTCAACATTGGGATATGTGTCTCCGAATCAATATGAGCGAATCAACAACCCAAAAAACACATCTAGCCGCTCAAAATCTGCTTAG